Genomic DNA from Solanum pennellii chromosome 3, SPENNV200:
GTGCTTTGAGTGGTGCGACGCCCCCACACATGTTCCTAGAAATTTGACGATTTTTCTTGCTCGTTTTTCGACCATAATTCTTCtagattcaattggttcttTCCTCAAACACTTAGATTCAAATACCCAAAAAAAGTACACAAGAATTTACTCAAAACTAACTTCAAATCTCATGAAACTAACTCAAGAATTTCTTAAGAACTCAACAATCAAGACCCCGATATAACATCAACAAAATCCATCAAGAACTAAATTTCTCTACTATCAAGATTATAAATAGCTGAAAGAACTTATGAATGGAGCATGGGTGAAAGAACTCAATTCTCTGTGATCTCACATGCCTCGTAGGGATTAACCCTTTACTAAATCCACATGCTAAACTTCAAGAACGTTACGAATTCTTAGCTTCTttacctttcttcttcttctcctctctCCAAACCCTAGCGTAATTTTATGAAGCATAAACTAAGCCAaatcagtttagaccccaaataaattactaaaaatgaattcaattaattaggtaatgaaaagacaaaaataccctcAAAAATCCAGTTAACTTTCCTTATCTAGATAGCCCCAACTTCGAacgggcatatctccctcatacgagcTTGGAATTAAGAAAACTCGATgcattggaaagataattcaaaaaaCTTTCATTTAATATCTTACAAAGTACCTAACTCATCTTTTGCTAAGAGTTATagtcgtttgaagttgatccaGAACTTATACTTAGCTCAATTTGCGAAACATTCCAAATTTGATCTTTCCATAAATGGTTTCTTTCTACTTCTAGTTCTTTCAAATAGTTGGGTGTTACAGTTTAGAAATAACATGTAGATGTGAGAAAAAGGATATTCTATACATAGATACTTTGAGATCAAAAGATGATTAGTGTGAACGAAGATGACTTAGGATCAACACAATTACCCCTATGTGACATTGATTTTCAATTCCCGCACCTCTAGATTGCTTGTTATTGTTGATTTCATTCAGATGTTAgttaattttgataattgattaccaaatattatattaaattggtGGTACCATCTTAATGAGGAATCCCGACTCTTCGTTGGGTTTATTACTGACGACATTCGTTcactcttttaattaatttagaggATGATTTGAGCATGCTCATCATGTGTGTAATTCTGGATCCATGAGAGGACCGAGCATTTGTATTTGTGATCATGTGGGACATGCATCctatatttttgtttcattgTATGTGATTGGGAGTTTGTGTTTTATAATTGTAGCCATATGCATTGTTTTGTGTTATTGTATTATGTTGCATTCATACCTTAGACTAGCTTTGTGATTCTACCAGTATACTATGATTTGTATATTGATATTGCACCTATTTTATTATTGAGTACAAGGCCTCTTCAACGACTGATCTGAGACCTCAGTTAACAAGTGTTCGACTTTGAATCCAAGGATGAACTGTTCTTTCAGGCTGTCAGGAGTTCTTTTGCATCTACTTGTCCATCTTTTCAGACACAAACACTCTCGGTTTTTAGTTTCGGAGTTGTATCCCCTGTCTTCACTATTTAGGTTTTGGTATGTTGGCTTTACGTTTCTAAGGATTTTATTTCCGCACAAACATTTTTGGCTATTGATTAAGTTTATAGGGACtcaattcattagttcatttttaagattaatatttttaataactaTTTCTTTACTAGGTTTTAATATTGATGAGCTGGGTTGGTATCAAGTAGTCATTAGTTCCCAACCAGGTGATTTAGTGTGAGTGTCACTCACGAtgttttggatcgtgacaaaaattatttttacctgattatttataaatgattaaatatattatttcttttaacgATACTCATAATTACTATAAGTATTTGACTCGatacaagagaaaaatattattaaaagaatatttatttacCATTTTGTAGTGGCAGTCAAAGTTAGGAAACTATACAGAtacaaattgaaacaaaaatatatccAATGAAATAAATCCTAAacattaaaattacaattttgtCCTTATAAGAAGAATAACAGTTTTATCGATATTTTATAATTGACCAGCACAATAGTGGGTCTACACAAATTACACCTAAAAATTATTATCCATGTCGAGAGAAGTTAATATCTCTAGAAGTAAAACATTATAATAATGAAACCAAAACAGTCTATCCGATGCTAAAACGACATTATCCGAATAACGAAATTCTAATGATATTCAATACTTAAATACTAACAGACAAAATAATAGAGATATGAGCAATCTAATTTTAATTGACTTCTAGGggtttcctttttctttcttcttcttcttcacattTTGTTCTTTATGATGATCATCCTTGTCTTCAAGTTCAACACAGTTAATTTCTTCATTATCCACTTGGGATGACAAACATTGATCAACACTTTTGGTTGAATCATTTCCAATGATAGTTGTTGCGGGATGAATAGTTTTCCTGCTTGCATCCCTTTTTTTGCCCCATGATGGACCAAAACCCGAATAATAGTAGAAATCATTAGGATTTGAAGAGgaatatgatgatttttttgCACGAGTTGAGAGACGGCGTAAATTTCCCGTCTTCGCCACTACAACCTCATGTTGCTTCTCTTGTTTCTTGTTACCATTATTATTTTGGTCCATTGATAATCCgagatccttcatctctataTTATCATCCTTGTCTTGGTTAATTTTCTTAGCAACAAAAGAAACATCGACATCCACGTCCTCGGCAACACTATAAATGTCGCAGTAGTtagaacaattatatatatatatatataNNNNNNNNNNNNNNNNNNNNNNNNNNNNNNNNNNNNNNNNNNNNNNNNNNNNNNNNNNNNNNNNNNNNNNNNNNNNNNNNNNNNNNNNNNNNNNNNNNNNNNNNNNNNNNNNNNNNNNNNNNNNNNNNNNNNNNNNNNNNNNNNNNNNNNNNNNNNNNNNNNNNNNNNNNNNNNNNNNNNNNNNNNNNNNNNNNNNNNNNNNNNNNNNNNNNNNNNNNNNNNNNNNNNNNNNNNNNNNNNNNNNNNNNNNNNNNNNNNNNNNNNNNNNNNNNNNNNNNNNNNNNNNNNNNNNNNNNNNNNNNNNNNNNNNNNNNNNNNNNNNNNNNNNNNNNNNNNNNNNNNNNNNNNNNNNNNNNNNNNNNNNNNNNNNNNNNNNNNNNNNNNNNNNNNNNNNNNNNNNNNNNNNNNNNNNNNNNNNNNNNNNNNNNNNNNNNNNNNNNNNNNNNNNNNNNNNNNNNNNNNNNNNNNNNNNNNNNNNNNNNNNNNNNNNNNNNNNNNNNNNNNNNNNNNNNNNNNNNNNNNNNNNNNNNNNNNNNNNNNNNNNNNNNNNNNNNNNNNNNNNNNNNNNNNNNNNNNNNNNNNNNNNNNNNNNNNNNNNNNNNNNNNNNNNNNNNNNNNNNNNNNNNNNNNNNNNNNNNNNNNNNNNNNNNNNNNNNNNNNNNNNNNNNNNNNNNNNNNNNNNNNNNNNNNNNNNNNNNNNNNNNNNNNNNNNNNNNNNNNtatatatatatatataaatgaaataaattggTTTAGAAGTCAAATTTACCTTGCAACAGTTTCATTAGTATCATTGAAGGTCCCATTATCAACAGATCCAACAAACTGCACCGAAAAGAAAacttgtaaatttttaaaatgatggatcaaaattcatatagaaaatagaatgaaaatataataGAGACGGTAGGATTGAAATTCAATAGTGAACCCTAGTGAGAGTTACAAagccaaaacaaaaaaaaacacaaaaggaAGGATTGACATTCAAAGAAGGATATAAGTATTCATACAACcctaaaacagaaaaaaaaaaaacacaaaacgAAGGATCAACATTCAAAGAGAAAAGTGGGCATTCATCGATCTGAGGAATTTAAGAGAGAAACATAGAttgattgattaattaattaatagacCTGAGAATTAGAAGAAGATGACAGCGATGGCTGAAAAAGTGATAGGTCTTCATTGGGAAAAGTAATGACATCCCATGGCGACTGATTGAGTAGGCAAAAATGATTATTCATTAGAGGAATCTTCGCATGCTTTCTTATTCGCATGTCTCCTCAAAACCTCAAGTATTTCTGTCAAATCCAGAAGGACCACCCTCTCTATATAAATACTCTAAATCTAACTGTTTTTGTATCGATTTGtttactaaaattaaattaataattatctaCACTACtcaataaatttattgaatttagaCTAGaaataaacttcttatttacctGTTTACTAGATTGTGCGTGCGTGCGCGCACGTGCATGCGTGCACGTGTGCGTATAGGGGGGATCCATATACCTCAAAAATTATGATGGTATCCACTAAATCCCACCAATTGGTGAACTAATTCTTAGCCCGAAACAAAAATAATGGGCTTAGGGAGCAGAAGTACAATCAAGGATAAGATACAAGGAAATTATAAGAGATAACAATGGAGAATCATGTAAACTAACATATATGAATCTACAAAGAATAAGGAAAAACAGTTAAGAAAAATTCATCCAAAGCCTAGTGGACATTGGTACAAATCTACTACAAAAGAATGAGTACATGACCGgacatatacaaatatacatattatatcaGAATACAAAAAACTGAGTATACATAAAAAGATGAGTCAAAGTTGGATGCAAATAAGCTCAGCTATGATCCCCAAGTATCAATTACATTGCATGAGACTCGGTGTGGTCGACTAAAACTCAAATCTACATTAGAGAAAAGAGATATAAAGTGCAGTACAAGTACCAAATTAATGAGTACCCAATGAGCATCCTAGACCGACTAAGCTCAAGATTGCACAATCATAATGAAATGCGAGTAAGTAAAACAATATGTAAGCCACTAGAATGGTATATTAACCGTAACGTAAATCATCAACTACAAAAGAATATATGTAATACGATACGCAAGTGTTTCAAATGATCTATACCATATCTAAACCTTCATAAGACTTCAAGGTTGACAAAATACCAAGTAGAATAAACAACTTGATCGCCCCCCACAAAACCGACGGGTACACACAAGATCTAACATTAATAAGGAACTATACCATGAACAATCATGAAACGCCATTCAGAATCCAAATAGGGGATGAATCAGAATATTGAGAAAGTCATAAAACAAGCAGAACTCATTCTAGAATCCAAAATCATGATAGCTACGAGAAAAGTCTGCCTCTCTTGG
This window encodes:
- the LOC107013518 gene encoding uncharacterized protein LOC107013518: MRIRKHAKIPLMNNHFCLLNQSPWDVITFPNEDLSLFQPSLSSSSNSQFVGSVDNGTFNDTNETVASVAEDVDVDVSFVAKKINQDKDDNIEMKDLGLSMDQNNNGNKKQEKQHEVVVAKTGNLRRLSTRAKKSSYSSSNPNDFYYYSGFGPSWGKKRDASRKTIHPATTIIGNDSTKSVDQCLSSQVDNEEINCVELEDKDDHHKEQNVKKKKKEKGNP